Proteins encoded by one window of Bacteroidota bacterium:
- a CDS encoding PIG-L family deacetylase — protein MKKSLFIICFLSALRISFAQQVEWNSSRILLEIQKLNTTGSVLYIAAHPDDENTRMITYLANEKKVRTGYLSLTRGDGGQNLVGDEQGAYLGLIRTQELMAARRTDGGEQFFTRAVDFGYSKSATETFTKWPHDSILSDVVWVIRNFRPDIIIMRFPPDERAGHGQHTVSGIIAEEAFAAAADPTKFPEQLKYVTVWQAQRLFLNNSTWWDKDLPTKIANGEKNLAWLDVGGYNALLGKSYGEIAAESRTNHKSQGFGSTPTRGEQKEYLELKNGTAFSNNDIFDGISTSWERYRQGSEIKLALDKIISDFDVIHPEKSVDALLKVYTQLENTPTDQLVEFKKQQLQNIIVACLGLWLEPVAEKDMVVQGEEIKIFSSSIKRNEYPLTLESITVLNNEYKAGEILPAGINQLDTFEIRISGNLKSSPYWLDDDYNGLFTISDQKNRGKAENDPLLSFIYNVKIGEQLFNIKRAVVYKETDAVKGEIYKPLSIIPEYYIELDQNNIFLHQDAPTEISFSVYANRDLANAPLVIKSDNMDKQTSEKVFIDLKKGETRNYKVKVKPTGQLTNFGFYKIRSDSLFIFDENANERVVTTDTYFEAGSNYIIEYDHIPRQVVFEQATVKIINADIKIPQIKIAYIEGAGDKVDESLQQIGLNITTIAPEAITLNELKKYEAVVIGVRAYNTSKVLADNQSILMQYVNEGGLVITQYNTNWDMYTEIIGPYPFKIKRGRVTDENSPVDFLLPEHSVLNTPNKLTKADFDGWIQERGIYFAEELAPEYVSPLAFTDPNEKPQSGSLIIADYGKGAFMYTGIAFFRELPAGVPGAYRLFINLLSYKNQGK, from the coding sequence ATGAAAAAGAGTTTATTTATTATTTGTTTTTTATCAGCACTTAGAATTTCATTTGCGCAACAGGTCGAATGGAATTCTTCCAGAATTTTATTGGAGATACAAAAATTAAATACCACTGGTAGTGTGCTGTATATCGCCGCGCATCCGGATGATGAAAATACCAGAATGATAACTTATCTGGCAAACGAAAAGAAAGTGCGCACCGGGTATTTATCGCTCACAAGAGGAGATGGTGGACAAAATCTTGTTGGTGATGAACAAGGTGCCTATTTGGGATTAATACGAACACAGGAATTAATGGCAGCGAGAAGAACCGATGGTGGCGAACAATTTTTTACACGTGCAGTTGATTTCGGTTACAGCAAAAGTGCAACGGAAACATTTACCAAATGGCCACACGATAGTATTTTAAGTGATGTTGTATGGGTGATAAGAAATTTCAGACCTGATATTATAATTATGCGTTTTCCACCGGATGAACGTGCAGGTCATGGACAACATACCGTTAGTGGAATTATTGCAGAAGAAGCATTTGCGGCAGCTGCAGATCCCACAAAATTTCCGGAACAATTAAAATATGTTACTGTATGGCAGGCACAAAGATTATTTTTAAATAATTCTACCTGGTGGGATAAAGATCTGCCCACTAAAATTGCAAACGGTGAAAAAAATCTCGCATGGTTGGATGTTGGAGGATATAATGCGCTGCTGGGGAAAAGTTACGGCGAAATTGCAGCCGAAAGCAGAACCAATCATAAAAGTCAGGGTTTTGGAAGTACACCAACCAGAGGTGAACAAAAAGAATATCTCGAATTAAAAAACGGAACTGCTTTTTCGAACAACGATATTTTTGATGGAATTTCCACTTCCTGGGAGCGGTATCGTCAGGGTTCGGAAATAAAATTAGCGTTGGATAAAATTATATCTGATTTTGATGTAATACACCCGGAAAAATCAGTGGATGCATTATTAAAAGTTTACACTCAATTAGAAAATACTCCTACCGATCAATTGGTAGAATTTAAAAAACAACAGTTGCAGAATATTATTGTAGCATGTTTGGGATTGTGGCTGGAGCCTGTTGCGGAGAAGGATATGGTGGTGCAGGGGGAAGAAATTAAAATATTCAGTTCCTCCATCAAGAGAAATGAATATCCTCTCACATTGGAGTCCATTACAGTTTTAAATAATGAATATAAGGCAGGTGAAATTCTTCCTGCTGGAATTAATCAATTAGATACTTTTGAGATTCGTATCTCTGGCAATTTAAAATCTTCGCCTTATTGGCTGGACGATGATTATAACGGGCTCTTCACAATTTCGGATCAAAAGAATCGCGGTAAAGCAGAAAATGATCCATTACTTTCATTTATTTATAACGTAAAAATTGGCGAGCAATTATTTAATATAAAAAGAGCTGTTGTATATAAAGAAACAGATGCTGTAAAAGGGGAAATATACAAACCTTTAAGTATTATACCCGAATATTATATAGAGTTAGATCAAAACAATATATTTCTGCATCAAGATGCTCCCACAGAAATATCATTTAGCGTATATGCAAACAGAGACTTAGCTAATGCGCCGCTGGTAATTAAATCAGATAATATGGATAAACAAACTTCTGAGAAGGTTTTTATTGATTTAAAAAAAGGCGAAACGCGGAATTATAAAGTGAAAGTAAAACCAACTGGTCAATTAACTAATTTTGGTTTTTACAAAATCCGTTCTGATTCCTTATTCATTTTTGACGAAAATGCGAACGAACGGGTTGTAACTACAGATACATATTTCGAAGCAGGTTCAAATTATATTATCGAATACGATCACATTCCCCGCCAGGTAGTATTCGAGCAGGCAACCGTTAAAATTATCAATGCAGATATTAAAATACCTCAGATTAAAATTGCATACATAGAAGGTGCCGGTGATAAAGTGGATGAAAGTCTGCAACAGATCGGATTAAATATTACTACAATTGCACCGGAAGCCATCACCTTAAATGAATTGAAAAAATATGAGGCTGTAGTAATTGGTGTTCGTGCATACAATACCTCTAAGGTGCTGGCAGATAATCAAAGTATTTTAATGCAATATGTTAATGAAGGCGGACTTGTTATCACCCAATACAATACGAACTGGGATATGTATACAGAAATTATAGGTCCTTATCCGTTTAAAATTAAAAGAGGTCGCGTAACAGATGAAAATTCACCCGTCGACTTTTTGCTCCCGGAGCATAGTGTATTAAATACACCAAATAAACTCACTAAAGCAGATTTTGACGGATGGATACAAGAACGCGGAATTTATTTTGCAGAAGAACTTGCACCGGAATATGTATCACCATTGGCATTTACCGACCCCAACGAAAAACCTCAGAGCGGCAGTTTAATAATTGCAGATTACGGCAAAGGTGCATTTATGTATACCGGTATCGCATTTTTTCGTGAATTACCTGCCGGAGTTCCGGGAGCATATCGTTTATTTATAAATTTATTATCCTATAAAAATCAGGGTAAATAA